Proteins encoded together in one Pirellulales bacterium window:
- the tssE gene encoding type VI secretion system baseplate subunit TssE: MAELTPKERLQPALLDRLADNEPNKSIEARDSRVLSIERLHDCVVRDLSWLLNTENLASLLDLEEYPEVADSTLNYGVPSFSGRFLGSYNERQIADHVRESILRFEPRLLAETVQVHAHLDQHGDSQHLVSFQIEATLWAQPVPLQLLVKAEVDLETGDLNITSS, from the coding sequence ATGGCAGAACTCACTCCCAAAGAACGACTGCAGCCGGCGCTCTTGGATCGTCTGGCAGACAACGAGCCGAACAAATCCATCGAGGCTCGAGATAGCCGCGTCCTTTCCATCGAAAGGTTGCACGATTGCGTGGTGCGCGACCTGTCGTGGCTGCTCAATACGGAAAACCTGGCGTCACTGCTCGATTTGGAAGAGTACCCCGAGGTCGCCGATTCGACGCTCAATTACGGCGTGCCGTCGTTTTCGGGCCGATTCCTGGGAAGCTATAATGAGCGACAAATTGCCGATCACGTGCGGGAAAGCATACTTCGCTTCGAGCCTCGCTTACTTGCCGAGACCGTTCAGGTTCATGCTCATCTCGATCAGCATGGCGACTCACAACACTTGGTTAGTTTCCAGATCGAAGCCACTCTCTGGGCCCAGCCCGTACCACTGCAATTACTGGTGAAAGCGGAAGTGGATCTCGAAACGGGAGATTTGAATATCACGAGCAGTTGA